In the Paucidesulfovibrio gracilis DSM 16080 genome, ATCCGAGGAGCCGTCATGAGTTTGAATCAGGAATTGTTGGAGTTGCTGGTCTGTCCGGAATGCAAGGGACCGTTGACCCCCTGCCCGAAGCAGGACGGTCTGCGCTGCCCTGAATGTATGGGCGTGTATCCCGTGCGGGAGGATATCCCGGTCATGCTCGTGGAGGAGCGTATTCCGGATGAGCAGTGGGAAGGCAGCCGGGAGAG is a window encoding:
- a CDS encoding Trm112 family protein, with amino-acid sequence MSLNQELLELLVCPECKGPLTPCPKQDGLRCPECMGVYPVREDIPVMLVEERIPDEQWEGSRES